Proteins encoded together in one Micromonospora kangleipakensis window:
- a CDS encoding non-ribosomal peptide synthetase, giving the protein MTGHEALTDTRGGQDAGGRAGADRAAPYAVGPDRDYPEATLVDLILAAAARRGPAVAVRQWHEVLSYTELVDRAGALAATLRGHGVGPETRVGICAERRPDLLVAVLGVLLAGGCYVPLDRAHPQRRFREIARDAGLSTVVIDKAGREALSDPDLRLVNIPTEPVGPPPAAVACPARPDNAAYVLYTSGSTGRPKGVVVSHRSVVAHVTAFGAYSGADETCRAFGFAPLGFDASVQDLFIPLVAGGEIALVPDADRVDPVRLQRFAEAHRVTWGCLPAALLPLLDPDRLPHWRTVFTGIESPAPEQVERWTGPADRPTRWFSNGYGPTEATVCVTGYLASGSWDGPVPMGRPLANHRIHLVDADGDLVPPGTPGEVLIGGVGLARGYLGRPALTAERFVPDPFSGEPGARLYRTGDRAVWLPDRQLLFLGRIDRQVKVRGQRVELGEVEAVLGEHPQVRQAAVVPADGPAGTELVAVVAPALSPPDGELLEFLRQRVPDVMVPRRLLRLDELPLTPSGKRDAARLAELAAAGFAALTGSSDEKSAGAAGAGLDATPASGLAGSAGASGTPDERAVAGAWRRVLGARTADRDDDFFAAGGTSLSAMRMVALLRDELRRDVSVADILEGRTLGGLAARVADADRLTEPELIPGQPPTLSPSQRRLWFLDQLAPDSAAYNTAMAERLRGRLELTALRAALRAVADRHEVLRWRITRVAGAPHVICDPPGDVPLTVVDVSGMGRVDREAALRARLQASAATRFDLATGPVWKAELYRLDAHEHVLAMTFHHAVFDGWSQAVLYDQFATAYRAARDGTAPLDPLPATYADYAVWRAARDRLRGPDDLAWWTAHLAGAPTVLELPADRVRPAAQTYRGEFASAPFTPELDARVRGLATRLGATPSTVLLAAFGEVLRRLVDRTDHVVGVVVADRRLAAVADLVGFFVDIAPVRLHTDGGSSFTDQVLACRQELLDVLAHPNAPLERIVQELSVPRDPARPPLVQVLFNVFNFAEPALDLPDLVAERVPAGLPGSPFDLTLYLVERNGVLALDAVYNPDLFAAARIADLLDGYLAVLDSLTDAPERPADSAPAPALSRVRAGAVRSTPPPTPAGRAPVGPAAGADPVAPSGPNEELVARVWRETLRVDRVGATDSFFDLGGHSIAMAEVQHRLAEAIGREIALVDLFRYPNVRALAAFLDGAENSDGIHLALQRAADRRARARGRQQRRPTGTPGRADP; this is encoded by the coding sequence ATGACCGGACACGAGGCGCTCACCGACACCCGCGGCGGGCAGGACGCGGGCGGTCGGGCAGGAGCGGATCGCGCGGCGCCGTACGCCGTCGGACCGGACCGGGACTACCCGGAAGCCACCCTGGTCGACCTCATCCTCGCCGCCGCCGCCCGCCGCGGCCCGGCGGTCGCCGTCCGGCAGTGGCACGAGGTGCTCAGCTACACCGAACTGGTCGACCGGGCCGGGGCGCTGGCGGCCACCCTGCGCGGTCACGGCGTCGGCCCGGAGACCCGGGTCGGCATCTGCGCCGAGCGGCGGCCGGACCTGCTCGTCGCGGTGCTCGGCGTGCTGCTGGCCGGCGGGTGCTACGTGCCGCTGGACCGCGCCCACCCGCAGCGGCGGTTCCGGGAGATCGCCCGGGACGCGGGGCTGTCGACCGTGGTGATCGACAAGGCCGGCCGCGAGGCGCTGTCGGACCCGGACCTGCGGCTGGTGAACATCCCCACCGAGCCGGTCGGTCCGCCGCCGGCCGCCGTGGCCTGCCCGGCCCGCCCGGACAACGCCGCGTACGTGCTCTACACCTCGGGGTCGACCGGCCGGCCCAAGGGTGTCGTGGTCAGCCACCGCAGCGTCGTCGCGCACGTGACGGCGTTCGGGGCGTACAGCGGCGCGGACGAGACCTGCCGGGCCTTCGGATTCGCCCCGCTCGGCTTCGACGCGTCGGTGCAGGATCTGTTCATCCCGCTGGTCGCCGGTGGCGAGATCGCCCTGGTGCCCGACGCGGACCGGGTCGACCCGGTCCGGCTGCAGCGGTTCGCCGAGGCGCACCGGGTGACCTGGGGGTGCCTGCCGGCCGCGCTGCTGCCGCTGCTGGATCCCGACCGGCTGCCGCACTGGCGTACGGTTTTCACCGGGATCGAGTCGCCCGCCCCCGAACAGGTCGAGCGCTGGACCGGGCCGGCGGATCGTCCGACCCGCTGGTTCTCCAACGGCTACGGCCCCACCGAGGCCACGGTCTGCGTCACCGGCTACCTGGCGAGCGGATCCTGGGACGGGCCGGTACCGATGGGCCGGCCGTTGGCCAACCACCGGATCCACCTGGTCGATGCCGATGGCGACCTGGTGCCACCCGGCACGCCCGGCGAGGTGCTGATCGGCGGTGTCGGCCTGGCTCGCGGCTATCTGGGTCGGCCGGCCCTGACCGCCGAGCGGTTCGTTCCCGACCCGTTCTCCGGCGAGCCGGGCGCGCGGTTGTACCGCACCGGCGACCGCGCCGTCTGGCTGCCCGACCGGCAACTGCTCTTCCTCGGCCGGATCGACCGGCAGGTCAAGGTCCGCGGCCAGCGGGTGGAACTCGGCGAGGTGGAGGCGGTGCTGGGCGAACACCCGCAGGTCCGGCAGGCTGCGGTCGTACCGGCCGACGGTCCGGCCGGCACCGAACTGGTCGCCGTCGTGGCGCCGGCGCTGTCGCCGCCGGACGGCGAGCTGCTCGAGTTCCTCCGGCAGCGGGTGCCGGACGTGATGGTGCCCCGGCGGCTGCTCCGGCTGGACGAGCTCCCGCTCACCCCGTCGGGCAAGCGGGACGCGGCGCGGCTCGCCGAGCTGGCCGCGGCCGGGTTCGCCGCGCTGACCGGGTCGTCCGACGAGAAGTCGGCCGGTGCCGCCGGCGCGGGGCTCGACGCCACGCCGGCCAGCGGGCTCGCCGGCAGCGCCGGTGCCTCCGGGACGCCCGACGAACGGGCGGTCGCCGGCGCCTGGCGGCGGGTGCTCGGCGCCCGGACGGCGGACCGCGACGACGACTTCTTCGCCGCCGGCGGGACCTCGCTGTCGGCGATGCGAATGGTCGCCCTGCTCCGCGACGAACTCCGTCGGGACGTCTCCGTGGCGGACATCCTCGAGGGCCGTACGCTCGGCGGTCTGGCCGCCCGGGTGGCCGACGCGGACCGGCTCACCGAGCCGGAGCTCATCCCGGGCCAGCCACCGACCCTGTCGCCGTCCCAGCGCCGGCTGTGGTTCCTGGACCAGCTCGCGCCCGACTCGGCGGCCTACAACACCGCCATGGCGGAGCGGCTGCGCGGCCGGCTGGAGCTGACCGCGTTGCGCGCCGCGCTGCGGGCCGTCGCCGACCGGCACGAGGTGCTGCGCTGGCGGATCACCCGGGTCGCCGGTGCCCCGCACGTGATCTGTGATCCACCGGGTGACGTGCCGTTGACCGTGGTCGACGTGTCCGGCATGGGCCGGGTCGACCGGGAGGCCGCGTTGCGGGCCCGGCTGCAGGCCAGCGCCGCGACCCGGTTCGACCTGGCCACCGGACCGGTGTGGAAGGCCGAGCTGTACCGGCTGGACGCCCACGAGCACGTCCTGGCGATGACGTTTCACCACGCCGTGTTCGACGGTTGGTCGCAGGCGGTGCTGTACGACCAGTTCGCCACCGCCTACCGGGCGGCCCGGGACGGTACGGCGCCGCTGGACCCGCTGCCGGCGACGTACGCCGACTACGCGGTCTGGCGGGCCGCTCGGGACCGGCTGCGCGGGCCGGACGACCTCGCCTGGTGGACCGCGCACCTGGCCGGCGCGCCGACCGTGCTGGAGTTGCCCGCCGACCGGGTACGCCCGGCCGCGCAGACCTACCGCGGCGAGTTCGCCAGCGCGCCGTTCACGCCCGAACTCGACGCCCGGGTACGCGGACTGGCGACCCGGCTCGGCGCGACGCCGTCCACCGTCCTGCTGGCCGCCTTCGGCGAGGTGCTGCGCCGACTGGTGGACCGCACGGACCACGTGGTGGGCGTCGTGGTCGCCGATCGCCGGCTGGCCGCCGTCGCGGACCTCGTCGGGTTCTTCGTGGACATCGCGCCGGTCCGGCTGCACACCGACGGCGGGAGCAGCTTCACGGATCAGGTGCTGGCCTGCCGGCAGGAGTTGCTCGACGTGCTGGCCCATCCGAACGCGCCGCTGGAGCGAATCGTCCAGGAGCTGTCCGTACCGCGGGACCCGGCCCGCCCACCGCTGGTCCAGGTGCTGTTCAACGTGTTCAACTTCGCCGAGCCGGCCCTGGACCTGCCGGACCTGGTCGCCGAGCGGGTGCCGGCCGGTCTGCCGGGTTCGCCGTTCGACCTGACCCTCTACCTGGTCGAGCGCAACGGCGTGCTGGCGCTGGACGCGGTCTACAACCCGGACCTGTTCGCCGCCGCCCGGATCGCCGATCTGCTCGACGGCTACCTGGCGGTGCTCGACTCGCTCACCGACGCACCCGAACGGCCTGCGGACTCCGCTCCGGCGCCCGCGCTGTCCCGGGTCCGGGCGGGCGCGGTCCGGTCGACTCCGCCGCCCACGCCGGCAGGCCGGGCCCCGGTCGGTCCGGCGGCCGGCGCCGATCCGGTCGCACCGTCCGGCCCGAACGAGGAACTGGTGGCCCGGGTGTGGCGGGAGACGTTGCGCGTCGACCGGGTGGGTGCCACCGACAGCTTCTTCGACCTCGGCGGGCACTCGATCGCCATGGCCGAGGTGCAACACCGGCTCGCCGAGGCGATCGGGCGCGAGATCGCCCTGGTGGACCTCTTCCGCTATCCCAACGTCCGCGCCCTGGCCGCGTTCCTGGACGGTGCGGAGAACAGCGACGGAATCCACCTGGCCCTGCAACGCGCCGCCGACCGCCGGGCCCGGGCGCGCGGCCGGCAGCAGCGGCGGCCCACCGGCACCCCCGGGCGGGCAGACCCGTGA
- a CDS encoding lantibiotic dehydratase, producing the protein MSAADARTGTAGRPVTPAAQWYVSLRPPADSGPLLLCLPPAGAGPSSFRDWPAALPAGVGLDVLALPGREARIIESPTFDLGQVVEAVRQRADRPYAMYGHSMGGLLAFEVVRELRRLGARLPSRLYLGGSRPPQLPKTLARIADLPDEEFLARIAELGGLPQGVRDVPELLDLILPALRADFDWLNRYTYRPEAPVPVPLVCLAGTGDRDADPMTMAHWAEHTAVGCTVRTIQGGHLFFAERAEEVAALVGADLLAATGTTTTVRAGTATTTGTATAGATPGPRTPAEERSPGSDPVAEHLIPLGSGGWRVWREGVLRAAGFPADGVLRLTAPELAAVADAHLDGTVTEAELLPVLGAAVAETSKMIYDLAGDPLFREAVTWQNLNALTALDSVRRGGPDERSHDKRRAREQAIGRYWQRYTAKNDTIGFFGPICWATLTRRTPTTSITAGPALVRRRMVAFEWRALAAFGDRIATDPAVRRWLPAGLHAPYRLADERRVSRPAAPAVVLSPAEAAVVARLDGRTPVVEIARHLVAEEPTAQRGLRNDDNIYLLLDRLVDRGLLWWGVSLPMSGAAEGRLREVIEGIGEADLRRPVEADFARLCAARDEVAAAAGDPDRLYRSLRALHADFTELTGQPAMHRPGETYAGRAVCYEDTVRDLDVTLGAAVLDTVAAPLDVLLRAARWLTVAIAEAYGVAFRGLYEELAAEAGDPEVGFADFWYLAQGPLFGTGERPIDAVSARLATRFGRLTGLDDDPTGDTRLVELSAADLATRVDEIFPADRPGWSAGRIHSPDLQICAASVEEIDRGAATVVLGELHTAWSTLDNSVFASGHDAPEQLADWLAADLGPGRVRLLFPPSMPRHTARVTFALQHRTDVQLAFVPAPGADPRCVPITALRVRPVGGELVVDGAGHGPWPLLEVFSELLSMHAADGFKLVTTRSHTPRIVIDRLVAVRETWRTSIDESGLASATGSLGRYLAVRRWRRSLGLPERVYVKLSTETKPCYVDLSSPMFASSLCAMVRAARQQAGGAAAIVVSEALPGPDLAWVPDSQGRRYQSELRIQVVDPALPSTMEVTR; encoded by the coding sequence ATGAGCGCCGCCGACGCCCGGACCGGGACGGCGGGCCGACCCGTGACCCCGGCGGCACAGTGGTACGTCAGCCTGCGTCCCCCGGCCGACTCCGGTCCGCTGCTGCTCTGCCTGCCGCCCGCCGGGGCCGGCCCGAGCAGCTTCCGGGACTGGCCGGCGGCCCTGCCCGCCGGAGTGGGACTCGACGTGCTGGCCCTGCCCGGGCGGGAGGCGCGGATCATCGAATCGCCGACCTTCGACCTCGGCCAGGTGGTCGAGGCGGTCCGGCAGCGGGCCGACCGGCCCTACGCGATGTACGGGCACAGCATGGGCGGCCTGCTCGCCTTCGAGGTGGTCCGCGAACTGCGCCGCCTGGGCGCCCGGCTGCCGAGCCGGCTCTACCTGGGCGGGAGCCGACCGCCGCAGCTGCCGAAGACGCTGGCCCGGATCGCCGACCTGCCGGACGAGGAGTTCCTGGCCCGCATCGCCGAGCTGGGTGGCCTGCCGCAGGGGGTGCGGGACGTACCGGAGCTGCTGGATCTGATCCTTCCGGCGCTGCGGGCCGACTTCGACTGGCTCAACCGGTACACGTACCGACCGGAGGCGCCGGTGCCGGTGCCGTTGGTCTGTCTGGCCGGCACCGGCGACCGGGACGCCGATCCGATGACGATGGCCCACTGGGCCGAACACACCGCGGTCGGCTGCACTGTGCGCACGATCCAGGGTGGACACCTGTTCTTCGCCGAGCGGGCCGAAGAGGTGGCCGCGCTGGTCGGCGCAGACCTGCTCGCGGCCACCGGCACCACGACGACGGTCCGGGCCGGCACCGCGACCACAACGGGCACCGCGACCGCCGGGGCCACGCCTGGCCCGCGGACCCCGGCGGAGGAACGGTCGCCGGGGTCGGACCCGGTGGCCGAGCACCTGATCCCGCTCGGCAGCGGTGGTTGGCGGGTGTGGCGCGAGGGTGTGCTGCGGGCCGCCGGCTTCCCGGCCGACGGGGTGCTGCGGCTGACCGCGCCGGAGCTGGCCGCGGTGGCGGACGCCCACCTGGACGGCACCGTGACCGAGGCCGAACTGCTGCCGGTGCTGGGCGCCGCGGTGGCCGAGACCAGCAAGATGATCTACGACCTGGCCGGCGATCCGCTGTTCCGGGAGGCGGTGACCTGGCAGAACCTCAACGCGCTCACCGCCCTGGACTCGGTGCGCCGGGGCGGCCCGGACGAGCGGAGCCACGACAAGCGGCGGGCCCGCGAGCAGGCGATCGGCCGGTACTGGCAGCGGTACACGGCGAAGAACGACACCATCGGCTTCTTCGGGCCGATCTGCTGGGCGACGCTCACCCGGCGGACCCCGACGACCAGCATCACGGCCGGCCCGGCGCTGGTCCGGCGCCGGATGGTCGCCTTCGAGTGGCGGGCGCTGGCGGCGTTCGGTGACCGGATCGCCACCGACCCGGCCGTCCGCCGCTGGTTGCCGGCCGGGCTGCACGCGCCGTACCGGCTCGCCGACGAGCGGCGGGTGTCGCGCCCGGCGGCACCAGCGGTCGTGCTCAGCCCCGCCGAGGCGGCGGTGGTCGCCCGGCTGGACGGCCGGACGCCGGTGGTCGAGATCGCCCGGCACCTGGTGGCGGAGGAGCCGACCGCGCAACGCGGACTGCGCAACGACGACAACATCTACCTCTTGCTGGATCGGCTGGTCGACCGCGGTCTGCTCTGGTGGGGGGTCTCCCTGCCGATGAGCGGCGCGGCGGAGGGTCGACTTCGCGAGGTGATCGAGGGGATCGGGGAGGCGGACCTGCGACGGCCGGTCGAGGCGGACTTCGCCCGGCTGTGCGCGGCGCGGGACGAGGTCGCGGCGGCGGCCGGCGACCCGGACCGGCTGTACCGGTCGCTGCGGGCCCTGCACGCCGACTTCACCGAGCTGACCGGCCAACCCGCCATGCACCGGCCGGGCGAGACGTACGCCGGCCGGGCCGTCTGCTACGAGGACACCGTCCGGGACCTCGACGTGACACTGGGGGCGGCCGTGCTGGACACCGTGGCCGCGCCGCTCGACGTGCTGCTGCGGGCGGCCCGCTGGTTGACCGTGGCGATCGCCGAGGCGTACGGGGTGGCGTTCCGGGGACTCTACGAGGAGTTGGCCGCCGAGGCGGGCGACCCCGAGGTGGGCTTCGCCGACTTCTGGTACCTGGCCCAGGGGCCGCTCTTCGGCACCGGGGAGCGGCCGATCGACGCGGTCTCGGCCAGGCTCGCGACGCGGTTCGGTCGGTTGACCGGGCTGGACGACGACCCGACCGGGGACACCCGGCTGGTGGAGCTGTCCGCCGCCGACCTGGCCACCCGGGTCGACGAGATCTTCCCGGCCGACCGTCCCGGCTGGTCGGCGGGCCGGATCCACAGTCCGGACCTGCAGATCTGCGCCGCCAGCGTCGAGGAGATCGACCGGGGTGCGGCGACCGTCGTGCTCGGCGAGCTGCACACCGCCTGGTCCACCCTGGACAACTCGGTGTTCGCCTCCGGTCACGACGCGCCCGAGCAGCTGGCGGACTGGCTCGCCGCGGACCTCGGCCCCGGCCGGGTACGTCTGCTCTTCCCGCCGTCGATGCCGCGGCACACCGCCCGGGTGACCTTCGCCCTGCAGCACCGGACGGATGTCCAGCTCGCCTTCGTACCGGCACCCGGCGCCGATCCGCGGTGCGTGCCGATCACCGCCCTGCGGGTGCGCCCCGTCGGCGGGGAGCTGGTGGTGGACGGGGCCGGGCACGGGCCCTGGCCGCTGCTGGAGGTGTTCAGCGAACTGCTGTCGATGCACGCGGCCGACGGCTTCAAGCTGGTCACCACCCGGTCGCACACCCCCCGGATCGTGATCGACCGGCTGGTCGCCGTACGGGAGACCTGGCGGACGAGCATCGACGAGTCCGGCTTGGCCAGCGCCACCGGAAGCCTCGGTCGTTACCTGGCCGTGCGGCGCTGGCGCCGGTCGTTGGGACTGCCGGAACGGGTCTACGTGAAGCTCTCCACCGAGACGAAGCCGTGCTACGTCGACCTGTCCAGCCCGATGTTCGCGTCGTCCCTCTGCGCGATGGTCCGGGCGGCACGGCAGCAGGCCGGCGGCGCGGCGGCCATCGTGGTCAGCGAGGCGCTGCCCGGCCCGGACCTGGCCTGGGTCCCGGACAGCCAGGGCCGCCGGTACCAGTCGGAACTGCGGATCCAGGTGGTCGATCCGGCGCTGCCCTCGACGATGGAGGTGACCCGATGA
- a CDS encoding beta-ketoacyl synthase N-terminal-like domain-containing protein: MTDDDRIAIVGLACRVPGAEGPAEFWANLTAGTDAVRRFSATELTAAGLPAETANDASFVPAFGRLAGLTDFDAALFGYSAADAALLDPQHRLFLEVAWWALEDGGYGRPDPETQIGVFAGCAANRYLRHHLLGNPAVQPAGSLPEDWDDLLAGGTCDYLPSRVAYALDLTGPAVAVQTSCSSSLVSVCQAAQSLLDYRCDLAIAGGAAVVSTRQIGYRHRPGGTLAADGACRPYDADASGQVFGNGAGAVLLKRLADAVEDDDHIYGVLAGWAVNNDGADRAGFTAPGVTGQAAVVAEALAAAGWQPTDVGFVEGHGSGTAIGDALEIQSLTRAFRMHTDRSGYCVLGSVKSGIGNLDAAAGVIGLIKAVLAVRHGVIPGTLHFRRPHRDVDLAATPFVVTATEQKWAGPRRAGVSSFGLGGTNAHVLVEEPPVRPAADGGPPWALLPLSAAGPRALRQLAGRLVEHLDTGSDRSLTDAAYNLATGRRRLPHRAAVVARDRSGAVAALRSLATGSEPEEARVVGPVPADAPAELGDRAAEWLRGGEVPATAGRRVPLPGYPFQRDRHWIEPAGPAPLTGVRP, encoded by the coding sequence ATGACGGACGACGACCGGATCGCGATCGTCGGGCTGGCCTGCCGGGTGCCCGGTGCCGAGGGACCGGCCGAGTTCTGGGCGAATCTCACCGCTGGGACCGACGCGGTACGGCGGTTCTCCGCCACCGAACTGACGGCGGCCGGGCTGCCCGCCGAGACGGCCAACGACGCCAGCTTCGTGCCCGCCTTCGGTCGGCTGGCCGGGCTCACCGACTTCGACGCGGCGCTGTTCGGCTACTCCGCGGCCGATGCCGCCCTGCTGGATCCGCAGCACCGGCTCTTCCTCGAGGTGGCCTGGTGGGCGCTCGAGGACGGCGGCTACGGCCGGCCGGACCCGGAGACCCAGATCGGGGTGTTCGCCGGCTGCGCCGCCAACCGCTACCTGCGTCACCACCTGCTCGGAAACCCGGCCGTGCAGCCGGCCGGCAGCCTGCCGGAGGACTGGGACGACCTGCTGGCCGGCGGCACCTGTGACTACCTGCCGAGCCGGGTGGCATACGCGTTGGACCTGACCGGTCCGGCGGTCGCCGTGCAGACCTCCTGCTCGTCGTCGCTGGTGTCGGTCTGCCAGGCGGCACAGAGCCTGCTCGACTACCGGTGCGACCTGGCGATCGCCGGAGGCGCCGCGGTGGTGTCCACCCGGCAGATCGGCTACCGGCACCGTCCCGGTGGCACGCTCGCCGCCGACGGCGCCTGCCGGCCGTACGACGCGGACGCCTCCGGCCAGGTGTTCGGCAACGGCGCCGGGGCGGTACTGCTCAAGCGGCTCGCCGACGCGGTCGAGGACGACGACCACATCTACGGGGTGCTGGCCGGCTGGGCGGTGAACAACGACGGCGCCGACCGCGCCGGTTTCACCGCCCCGGGCGTCACCGGGCAGGCCGCCGTGGTGGCGGAGGCGCTCGCCGCAGCCGGTTGGCAACCGACCGACGTCGGCTTCGTCGAGGGGCACGGCAGTGGCACCGCGATCGGCGACGCGCTGGAGATCCAGTCCCTGACCCGGGCCTTCCGGATGCACACCGACCGGTCCGGGTACTGCGTCCTGGGCTCGGTGAAGTCCGGCATCGGCAACCTGGACGCCGCCGCCGGGGTGATCGGCCTGATCAAGGCGGTGCTCGCCGTGCGGCACGGGGTCATCCCCGGCACGCTGCACTTCAGGCGGCCCCACCGGGACGTCGACCTGGCGGCCACCCCCTTCGTGGTCACCGCGACCGAGCAGAAGTGGGCCGGTCCCCGGCGGGCCGGGGTCAGCTCCTTCGGGCTCGGCGGCACCAACGCGCACGTGCTGGTCGAGGAACCACCGGTCCGCCCGGCGGCGGACGGGGGACCACCCTGGGCACTGCTGCCGCTGAGCGCGGCCGGCCCCCGGGCGCTGCGCCAGCTCGCCGGTCGACTGGTGGAGCACCTCGACACCGGGTCCGATCGATCGCTGACCGATGCGGCGTACAACCTGGCGACCGGCCGGCGACGGCTGCCGCACCGGGCCGCCGTCGTGGCCCGGGACCGGTCCGGGGCGGTGGCGGCGCTGCGGTCGCTGGCCACGGGGTCGGAGCCCGAGGAGGCCCGGGTCGTCGGGCCGGTGCCCGCGGACGCCCCGGCCGAACTGGGTGACCGGGCCGCCGAGTGGCTGCGCGGCGGTGAGGTGCCCGCGACCGCCGGGCGGCGGGTGCCGCTGCCCGGCTACCCGTTCCAGCGCGACCGGCACTGGATCGAGCCAGCCGGGCCCGCGCCGCTGACCGGGGTGCGGCCATGA
- a CDS encoding non-ribosomal peptide synthetase, producing MGPTPTPLVSGPVTTAEPEPPERRSTVVLDAGLSRRLTELAARHGVPREVVAVVAVALLVRRWTGRSTVPVRCPDAGYLLDLTGDRPVREVLTGVAAPIRRTSRTDECADPSAGSAESSSAPVAPFADGIELATRTDVSRWEIRLGDCPAELVEPLLADLVTLLAALAGDDGVSTAHLLPVSAYERRRASRWAELHGGAAGARPERAPGDTIPGAFAAQLRRTPDHPAVLADDGCLTYRKLASAVVATATVIRSTAGTRQGGQVALLCRHGAGTVVALLAALSAGRAYVPLDPTFPAHRLAHILADSDADVLLTDAAHADLADRLRDLAGRADLRIVPVASAVGPADLADLAVGLATPAGPDDPAYLLYTSGSTGTPKGVVQSHRNVLFGVGNHIRNFALTPADRTSVLTSFGYDMAVTDTFSALLSGAAVVPVDIRSEGLGHLARTLATRGVTVYHSTPTVYRYLCASLGPDGALPDIRAVLLGGEEVTRHDVELARRHFAPGAVFVNGYGTTEISFAAQDHLPADAPLAHAVVPVGHPLDGIDVLLLDPAGRPTCLTGEVAVRSAHVALGYWRLPELTAGRFGDHDGVRTYRTGDLARRLPDGRLVYLGRADRLVKIRGHRVELGEVEAALAALPGVGHAAVVAQRRTGGAGAGDKEIIGYVVPSPDASVEPTALRAGLAIRLPDFMLPRTVVAVDALPMGVTGKLDVAALPPPPPGPFVDAAGQDPLEAIIAATWCEVLGLDRVGRETAFVDLGGHSLLMALVQQRLQATLNRRIPLVRLFEFPTVAGLAAQLREGVPVDGPGGEDGALLRAAGRMRRRRRARSGETA from the coding sequence ATGGGGCCGACCCCCACCCCGCTGGTGTCAGGTCCGGTCACGACCGCCGAACCGGAGCCGCCTGAGCGCCGTTCGACGGTCGTGCTCGACGCCGGGCTGAGCAGGCGGCTGACCGAACTCGCCGCCCGCCACGGCGTACCGCGGGAGGTCGTGGCGGTGGTCGCGGTGGCCCTGCTGGTACGCCGCTGGACCGGGCGGTCCACGGTCCCGGTCCGCTGCCCGGACGCCGGGTACCTGCTGGACCTCACCGGTGACCGGCCGGTCCGGGAGGTGCTGACCGGCGTGGCCGCGCCGATCCGGCGGACGAGCCGCACCGACGAGTGCGCCGACCCGTCGGCCGGATCGGCCGAGTCGTCGTCGGCGCCGGTCGCACCGTTCGCCGACGGGATCGAGCTGGCGACCCGGACCGACGTGTCGCGGTGGGAGATCCGGCTCGGTGACTGTCCGGCGGAGCTGGTCGAACCGCTGCTGGCCGACCTGGTCACCCTGCTCGCCGCGCTCGCCGGCGACGACGGTGTCTCCACCGCGCACCTGCTGCCGGTCTCGGCGTACGAGCGGCGCCGGGCGTCCCGGTGGGCCGAACTGCACGGCGGCGCTGCCGGCGCCCGACCTGAACGCGCACCGGGAGACACCATCCCGGGCGCGTTCGCCGCGCAGCTGCGTCGGACGCCGGACCACCCGGCGGTGCTCGCCGACGACGGGTGCCTGACCTACCGGAAGTTGGCGTCGGCGGTGGTGGCGACCGCCACGGTCATCCGGTCCACGGCCGGGACGCGACAGGGCGGCCAGGTCGCGCTGCTCTGCCGGCACGGCGCCGGTACCGTCGTCGCGCTGCTCGCGGCGCTCTCCGCCGGCCGGGCCTACGTCCCGCTCGACCCGACCTTCCCGGCGCACCGGTTGGCCCACATCCTCGCCGACAGCGATGCGGACGTGCTGCTCACCGACGCCGCACACGCCGACCTGGCGGACCGGTTGCGGGACCTCGCCGGCCGGGCCGACCTGCGCATCGTGCCGGTGGCGTCGGCGGTCGGACCGGCCGACCTGGCCGACCTGGCCGTCGGGCTGGCCACCCCGGCCGGCCCGGACGACCCGGCGTACCTGCTCTACACGTCCGGGTCGACCGGCACCCCGAAGGGGGTCGTGCAGAGCCACCGCAACGTGCTGTTCGGCGTCGGCAACCACATCCGCAACTTCGCCCTGACCCCCGCCGACCGGACCAGCGTGCTCACCTCGTTCGGCTACGACATGGCGGTCACCGACACGTTCAGCGCGTTGCTGTCCGGCGCCGCCGTCGTGCCGGTGGACATCCGCAGCGAGGGCCTCGGTCACCTCGCCCGCACCTTGGCGACGCGGGGCGTCACCGTCTACCACTCGACGCCGACCGTCTACCGCTATCTGTGCGCCAGCCTCGGCCCGGACGGCGCACTGCCGGACATCCGCGCCGTGCTGCTCGGGGGCGAGGAGGTGACCCGGCACGACGTCGAGCTCGCCCGTCGCCACTTCGCCCCGGGCGCCGTGTTCGTGAACGGCTACGGCACGACCGAGATCAGTTTCGCCGCGCAGGACCACCTGCCGGCCGACGCGCCGCTGGCGCACGCGGTCGTGCCGGTCGGGCATCCGCTGGACGGCATCGACGTCCTGCTGCTCGACCCGGCGGGCCGGCCCACCTGCCTGACCGGTGAGGTGGCGGTCCGTTCGGCGCACGTGGCGCTCGGCTACTGGCGGTTGCCCGAGCTGACCGCCGGCCGGTTCGGCGACCATGACGGGGTCCGGACGTACCGGACGGGGGACCTGGCCCGGCGGCTGCCGGACGGACGGCTGGTCTATCTCGGCCGGGCGGACCGGCTGGTGAAGATCCGCGGGCACCGGGTCGAACTGGGCGAGGTGGAGGCCGCCCTGGCCGCCCTGCCGGGCGTCGGGCACGCCGCCGTCGTGGCCCAACGCCGGACCGGCGGTGCCGGCGCGGGCGACAAGGAGATCATCGGGTACGTCGTGCCGTCGCCCGACGCCTCGGTCGAACCGACAGCGCTGCGGGCCGGCCTGGCGATCCGGCTGCCCGACTTCATGCTGCCCCGCACCGTGGTGGCGGTGGACGCCCTGCCGATGGGGGTGACCGGCAAGCTGGACGTCGCCGCCCTTCCGCCGCCGCCACCGGGGCCATTCGTCGACGCGGCCGGCCAGGACCCGCTGGAGGCGATCATCGCCGCGACCTGGTGCGAGGTGCTCGGCCTGGACCGGGTCGGCCGGGAGACGGCCTTCGTCGACCTGGGTGGCCATTCGCTGCTGATGGCGCTGGTGCAGCAGCGCCTGCAGGCGACGTTGAACCGGCGGATCCCGCTGGTGCGGCTGTTCGAGTTTCCCACCGTCGCCGGGCTGGCCGCCCAGCTGCGCGAAGGCGTTCCGGTCGACGGGCCGGGAGGGGAGGACGGTGCGCTGCTGCGCGCCGCCGGTCGGATGCGCCGACGCCGCCGGGCGCGGTCAGGGGAGACAGCGTGA